A genome region from Microbacterium sp. CGR2 includes the following:
- the rpsB gene encoding 30S ribosomal protein S2: MAVVTIRQLLDSGVHFGHQTRRWNPKVKRFILTERSGIHIIDLQQSLGYIDKAYDFVKETVAHGGTILFVGTKKQAQEILAEQATRVGQPFVNQRWLGGLLTNFSTISKRLARMKELEELDYETPANSGFTKKELLLKKRELDKLHKSLGGIRNLTKTPSALWVVDAKREHLAIDEAKKLGIPVIGILDTNADPDDFQYPIPGNDDAIRSVSLLTRIIADAAAEGLQQKHNPETGDAEPLADWERELLETPADDAPAADAAEAPAEEAPAAESAEAPADEAPAAESAEAPAEEAPAEEAPAAESAEAPAEEAPAAESAEAPAADAAAK, encoded by the coding sequence GCGCAGCGGCATCCACATCATCGACCTCCAGCAGTCGCTGGGCTACATCGACAAGGCCTACGACTTCGTCAAGGAGACCGTCGCCCACGGCGGCACCATCCTCTTCGTCGGCACGAAGAAGCAGGCGCAGGAGATCCTCGCCGAGCAGGCCACCCGTGTCGGCCAGCCCTTCGTGAACCAGCGCTGGCTCGGCGGGCTCCTCACCAACTTCTCCACGATCTCCAAGCGTCTCGCACGCATGAAGGAGCTCGAGGAACTCGACTACGAGACCCCGGCCAACAGCGGCTTCACGAAGAAGGAGCTGCTGCTCAAGAAGCGCGAGCTCGACAAGCTGCACAAGTCGCTGGGCGGTATCCGGAACCTGACCAAGACGCCTTCGGCTCTCTGGGTCGTCGACGCCAAGCGCGAGCACCTCGCCATCGACGAGGCCAAGAAGCTCGGCATCCCCGTCATCGGAATCCTCGACACCAACGCCGACCCGGATGACTTCCAGTACCCGATCCCCGGCAACGACGACGCGATTCGCTCCGTCTCCCTGCTGACGCGGATCATCGCGGACGCCGCTGCCGAGGGCCTGCAGCAGAAGCACAACCCGGAGACGGGCGACGCTGAGCCGCTCGCCGACTGGGAGCGCGAGCTTCTCGAGACGCCCGCCGACGACGCGCCTGCCGCGGACGCCGCTGAGGCTCCGGCCGAAGAGGCTCCTGCCGCTGAGTCGGCTGAGGCTCCGGCCGACGAGGCTCCCGCTGCTGAGTCGGCTGAGGCTCCGGCAGAAGAGGCTCCCGCCGAGGAAGCTCCCGCCGCTGAGTCGGCTGAGGCTCCCGCGGAAGAGGCTCCCGCCGCTGAGTCGGCTGAGGCTCCGGCCGCCGACGCCGCCGCCAAGTAA
- the tsf gene encoding translation elongation factor Ts — MANFTIADLKALREQLGTGMVDTKKALEEADGDVQKATEILRLKGAKGNAKRADRSTSEGLIVARESEGAVTLIELACETDFVAKNDRFITLAEKVADAVAAVKADSVEAALAAQAGEQTVEQLVSEEAAIIGEKVELRRVRTITGDKVEVYLHRTSKDLPPQIGVVVAYSGDDAETARSIAQHISFANPSYLSREDVPADAVEKEREIVTEISRNEGKPEAALPKIVEGRVSAFIKQVALLEQDYAKDNKLSVAQVAKDAGITVTDFARFKVGA, encoded by the coding sequence ATGGCCAACTTCACCATCGCCGACCTCAAGGCCCTGCGTGAGCAGCTCGGCACGGGAATGGTCGACACCAAGAAGGCGCTCGAGGAGGCTGACGGCGACGTCCAGAAGGCCACCGAGATCCTGCGCCTCAAGGGTGCGAAGGGTAACGCCAAGCGTGCCGATCGCTCCACCAGCGAGGGACTGATCGTCGCTCGCGAGAGCGAAGGCGCGGTGACGCTCATCGAACTCGCATGCGAGACCGACTTCGTCGCCAAGAACGACCGCTTCATCACGCTGGCCGAAAAGGTCGCCGATGCTGTCGCCGCCGTGAAGGCCGATTCGGTTGAGGCTGCTCTCGCGGCCCAGGCCGGTGAGCAGACCGTCGAACAGCTCGTCTCGGAAGAGGCCGCCATCATCGGCGAGAAGGTCGAACTTCGTCGCGTTCGCACCATCACCGGTGACAAGGTCGAGGTGTACCTGCACCGCACGAGCAAGGACCTGCCCCCGCAGATCGGCGTCGTGGTCGCCTACTCGGGCGACGATGCCGAGACCGCTCGCAGCATCGCGCAGCACATCTCGTTCGCCAACCCGTCGTACTTGTCTCGGGAAGACGTCCCGGCCGACGCCGTCGAGAAGGAGCGCGAGATCGTCACCGAGATCTCACGCAACGAAGGCAAGCCGGAGGCGGCTCTGCCCAAGATCGTCGAGGGGCGTGTGTCCGCGTTCATCAAGCAGGTCGCCCTGCTCGAGCAGGACTACGCCAAGGACAACAAGCTCTCTGTCGCCCAGGTGGCGAAGGACGCCGGTATCACCGTGACGGACTTCGCACGCTTCAAGGTCGGCGCGTAG
- the pyrH gene encoding UMP kinase: MTERTGRRRVLLKLSGEAFGAGQLGVNPDVVGQIARDIAAAVDRVEVAVVVGGGNFFRGAELSQRGMDRGRADYMGMLGTVMNALALQDFLEQAGAATRVQSAIAMTQVAEPYIPRRAERHMEKGRVVIFGAGAGLPYFSTDTVAAQRALEIGAQEVLVAKNGVDAIYTADPNKHADAERIERVTYRDALQQGLKVVDSTAFSLCMDNNMDMRVFGMEPSGNVTRALLGEPIGTLVTA, translated from the coding sequence ATGACCGAACGCACAGGACGCCGTCGCGTTCTCCTCAAGCTCTCCGGAGAAGCCTTCGGAGCCGGCCAACTGGGTGTCAACCCGGACGTGGTCGGCCAGATCGCACGAGACATCGCGGCTGCTGTCGATCGCGTCGAGGTGGCCGTCGTCGTCGGCGGTGGCAACTTCTTCCGCGGTGCGGAACTCAGCCAGCGCGGAATGGACCGCGGTCGTGCGGACTACATGGGCATGCTGGGCACCGTGATGAATGCGCTCGCCCTGCAGGACTTCCTGGAGCAGGCGGGTGCCGCCACTCGGGTGCAGTCTGCGATCGCCATGACACAGGTGGCGGAGCCGTACATCCCACGGCGGGCCGAGCGTCACATGGAGAAGGGACGCGTCGTCATCTTCGGTGCGGGCGCGGGACTCCCGTACTTCTCCACCGACACGGTGGCCGCTCAGCGCGCGCTCGAGATCGGTGCGCAAGAGGTTCTCGTCGCCAAGAACGGCGTGGACGCCATCTACACAGCCGACCCGAACAAGCACGCCGATGCCGAGCGCATCGAGCGCGTGACCTACCGTGACGCGCTTCAGCAGGGGCTGAAGGTCGTCGATTCGACCGCATTCAGCCTGTGCATGGACAACAACATGGACATGCGGGTGTTCGGGATGGAGCCGTCGGGCAACGTCACGCGTGCGCTGCTGGGCGAGCCGATCGGAACACTCGTCACCGCCTGA
- the frr gene encoding ribosome recycling factor, translating into MIADVLAETTSRMSRAVDAAKEDFSTVRTGRANPQMFQKLLVDYYGTPTPLGQLASLANQEARTLIITPYDKSALRAIEQAVRDMPNLGANPTNDGNLVRVTMPELTAERRKEYVKLAKTKAEDAKVHVRGIRRKAKDELDALKSELGEDEITRAEKELDGLTRQHVDLIDDALKRKEAELLEV; encoded by the coding sequence GTGATCGCGGATGTCCTCGCTGAAACCACTTCTCGCATGTCGAGGGCGGTCGACGCCGCCAAGGAAGACTTCTCCACGGTCCGCACCGGCCGTGCGAACCCGCAGATGTTCCAGAAGCTGCTCGTCGACTACTACGGAACGCCGACGCCGCTGGGCCAGCTCGCCTCGCTGGCGAACCAGGAGGCGCGCACGCTCATCATCACGCCTTACGACAAGTCGGCGCTGCGTGCGATCGAGCAGGCTGTCCGCGACATGCCCAATCTCGGTGCGAACCCGACGAATGACGGCAACCTCGTGCGGGTGACGATGCCGGAGCTCACCGCTGAGCGGCGCAAGGAGTACGTCAAGCTCGCCAAGACCAAGGCGGAGGACGCCAAGGTGCATGTTCGCGGCATCCGCCGCAAGGCGAAGGATGAGCTGGACGCGCTCAAGAGCGAGCTCGGCGAAGACGAGATCACGCGCGCTGAGAAGGAACTCGACGGTCTGACGCGTCAGCATGTGGACCTCATCGACGACGCTCTCAAGCGCAAAGAGGCCGAACTCCTCGAGGTGTAG
- a CDS encoding phosphatidate cytidylyltransferase, which translates to MSDDSRDAEEGTPLTRREARDVSAPDDRIPLVDAAFPAFDAASIPPRPPVPAAGPGAVSAGVLDTGDHSAIREQWRVRRDELNTHVSYARDQLDQANERIKQRTGRDLILAILIGLAFGAALLGSLIFIKALFVPFALAAALLVVYELSRALRAAGRRIDVVPQLIAATFLVLPAYFAEAWLSWVMLFVAVAFVIVWRLVAQMIVQDGRTYGEVLADAVIGGFVQVYVPFLAGVALILLEQDGGEWWVLSFIAIAVAADTGAYAAGLTFGKHPMAPRISPKKTWEGFAGAVIASLAAGVLLAIFLLDLPWWAGLIFGVAILLTATLGDLGESMLKRDLGIKDMSSWLPGHGGLLDRLDSILPSTVPALGLYFLLSPWAVL; encoded by the coding sequence ATGTCTGATGACAGCCGAGATGCCGAGGAAGGTACGCCGTTGACGCGCCGTGAGGCGCGCGACGTGTCGGCCCCTGACGACCGCATCCCGCTCGTGGATGCGGCTTTCCCGGCTTTCGACGCGGCGAGCATCCCGCCTCGGCCCCCCGTCCCGGCCGCAGGACCGGGCGCCGTGAGCGCCGGAGTGCTCGACACAGGTGACCACAGCGCGATCCGCGAGCAGTGGCGGGTGCGCCGAGACGAGCTCAACACCCACGTCTCGTACGCAAGGGACCAGCTCGACCAGGCGAACGAGCGCATCAAGCAACGGACAGGCCGAGATCTGATCCTCGCCATCCTGATCGGACTCGCGTTCGGCGCAGCGCTGTTGGGCTCCCTGATCTTCATCAAGGCGCTTTTCGTTCCCTTCGCTCTCGCGGCGGCCCTCCTCGTGGTGTACGAGCTGTCGCGTGCCCTGCGCGCGGCAGGACGACGCATCGACGTCGTCCCGCAACTGATCGCAGCGACCTTTCTGGTTCTCCCGGCGTACTTCGCGGAAGCCTGGTTGAGCTGGGTGATGCTCTTCGTGGCCGTCGCCTTCGTCATCGTCTGGCGACTCGTCGCGCAGATGATCGTCCAGGATGGCCGCACCTACGGCGAGGTTCTCGCGGATGCGGTCATCGGCGGATTCGTGCAGGTCTACGTCCCGTTCCTCGCGGGGGTCGCGTTGATCCTGCTCGAGCAGGACGGCGGCGAGTGGTGGGTCCTGAGTTTCATAGCCATCGCCGTGGCCGCTGACACCGGCGCGTATGCAGCCGGGCTGACCTTCGGAAAGCACCCGATGGCACCCCGGATCAGTCCCAAGAAGACGTGGGAAGGCTTCGCCGGCGCCGTGATCGCTTCGCTGGCTGCCGGCGTGCTCCTCGCCATCTTCCTGCTGGACCTTCCGTGGTGGGCGGGTCTGATCTTCGGAGTGGCGATTCTCCTCACCGCGACGCTCGGTGACCTCGGCGAGTCGATGCTCAAGCGCGATCTGGGGATCAAGGACATGAGCTCCTGGTTGCCCGGACACGGTGGGCTGCTCGACCGGCTCGACAGCATCCTTCCCTCGACCGTCCCCGCTCTGGGACTGTACTTCCTTCTCTCTCCCTGGGCGGTTCTCTGA
- a CDS encoding DivIVA domain-containing protein, with amino-acid sequence MTDGRSDAPAPPDDESPPAFALTTGREMGYHRTAVDSFLASARLAFETGADELDAADVRTASFPLVKGGYVVAAVDAALGRVEDAFAARARERVVKAEGAGVWVEQARAEAQLILDHLARPSRHRFARTGLLTFGYRVDEVDHVASRIVRYLRDGDALSAEQLRSAAFRMQRGGYREEQVDALLDATIDVILAVR; translated from the coding sequence ATGACTGACGGCCGTAGCGACGCACCGGCTCCTCCGGATGACGAGAGCCCACCGGCGTTCGCACTGACGACAGGTCGGGAGATGGGGTATCACCGAACCGCCGTCGACTCTTTCTTGGCGTCAGCGCGACTCGCCTTCGAGACCGGCGCGGATGAGCTCGACGCCGCTGACGTGCGGACCGCCTCTTTCCCGCTGGTCAAGGGCGGGTACGTCGTCGCCGCGGTCGACGCCGCTCTCGGACGTGTCGAAGACGCATTCGCCGCCCGGGCGCGCGAACGCGTGGTGAAAGCAGAGGGCGCAGGCGTGTGGGTCGAACAGGCTCGCGCGGAAGCCCAACTGATCCTGGATCACCTTGCTCGCCCTTCGCGTCACCGTTTCGCCCGCACCGGCCTGCTCACGTTCGGTTACCGAGTCGACGAGGTCGATCATGTCGCGTCGCGCATCGTCCGATACCTCCGAGATGGGGACGCACTGTCGGCTGAGCAATTACGCTCGGCAGCCTTCCGGATGCAGCGCGGAGGCTACCGCGAAGAGCAGGTAGACGCCCTCCTCGATGCCACCATCGATGTGATCCTTGCCGTTCGCTGA
- a CDS encoding lytic transglycosylase domain-containing protein yields the protein MNSRNDMTPERNGSSLSSAATVPSASKGAPRWSRRRGVASVISALAVVGFAGAMVAPTGVAMAEPVAVETPDSAYSVALADTQNLTVTVEGAAIAPVERGNFEVYVKPKPKPKPKPKPAPEPAESGSESEPESDGGSSGGGPPPYTGGGAPAEWMAAAGIAQSDWQYVDYVVSRESGWNPNATNSSSGACGLVQALPCSKVPGNGYNPVDNLRWANGYATGRYGSWAGAYNFWINNHWW from the coding sequence GTGAACTCCCGAAACGACATGACTCCCGAACGCAACGGCTCCTCGCTGTCCTCTGCAGCGACGGTCCCATCGGCGAGCAAGGGGGCGCCCCGCTGGTCGCGTCGCCGCGGCGTTGCCAGCGTGATCAGTGCTCTGGCCGTCGTCGGATTCGCCGGCGCGATGGTCGCGCCGACCGGCGTGGCGATGGCGGAACCGGTGGCGGTGGAGACGCCGGATTCGGCATACTCCGTCGCTCTCGCGGACACCCAGAATCTCACCGTGACGGTCGAAGGTGCTGCCATCGCCCCCGTCGAGCGGGGGAATTTCGAGGTGTACGTCAAACCGAAGCCCAAGCCCAAGCCCAAGCCGAAGCCCGCGCCCGAACCCGCCGAAAGCGGATCGGAATCGGAGCCCGAATCCGACGGAGGCTCCTCCGGAGGCGGACCCCCGCCGTACACCGGTGGGGGAGCGCCAGCGGAATGGATGGCGGCGGCGGGCATCGCACAGAGCGACTGGCAGTACGTCGATTACGTCGTCTCGCGCGAGAGCGGATGGAATCCCAACGCGACCAACTCGTCGTCCGGCGCCTGCGGACTGGTTCAGGCGCTGCCCTGCAGCAAGGTTCCGGGCAATGGTTACAATCCGGTCGACAACCTGCGGTGGGCGAACGGGTACGCGACGGGTCGATACGGCAGCTGGGCGGGCGCGTACAACTTCTGGATCAACAACCACTGGTGGTGA
- a CDS encoding alpha/beta hydrolase: MEIRGPMELQAQRSEIELPTEDGLTLVGELAVPESTDPVATLVTLHPLPTAGGFMDSHIIRKAAARLPALAQLAVLRFNTRGTTSPRGTSEGAFDGGGAERFDVAAAMAFVRERGLPRPWLVGWSFGTELALKYGREHDIEGVILLSPPLHRATDAEVAAWAGSEVPVIVLVPELDDYLRPAEARERFASIPHARLIAVDGGKHLWVGETQTRRVLTEIVAAVNPASLPLATHWPPAS, encoded by the coding sequence ATGGAGATCCGCGGACCCATGGAGCTTCAGGCGCAGCGGTCGGAGATCGAGCTGCCGACCGAAGACGGCCTGACACTGGTGGGTGAGCTCGCCGTGCCGGAATCCACGGATCCGGTCGCGACACTCGTGACTCTGCATCCGCTGCCCACGGCGGGCGGCTTCATGGACTCGCACATCATCCGCAAGGCGGCAGCGCGTCTGCCGGCGTTGGCGCAGCTCGCTGTGCTTCGTTTCAACACGCGCGGTACGACGTCGCCGCGCGGCACCAGCGAGGGTGCCTTCGATGGCGGAGGCGCAGAACGGTTCGATGTCGCCGCCGCCATGGCATTCGTCCGGGAGCGCGGACTGCCCCGTCCCTGGCTCGTCGGCTGGTCGTTCGGGACAGAGCTCGCGCTCAAGTACGGACGAGAGCACGACATCGAAGGCGTCATCCTCCTCTCACCGCCCTTGCACCGGGCGACGGACGCCGAGGTGGCCGCGTGGGCGGGTAGCGAGGTTCCGGTCATCGTGCTGGTGCCGGAGCTCGACGACTACCTCCGTCCCGCAGAGGCCCGAGAGCGATTCGCGTCGATCCCGCACGCACGACTGATCGCCGTCGACGGTGGCAAGCACCTCTGGGTGGGCGAGACGCAGACGCGGCGCGTGCTCACCGAGATCGTGGCCGCGGTGAACCCGGCGAGTCTGCCCCTTGCCACCCATTGGCCACCCGCGTCCTGA
- a CDS encoding AI-2E family transporter, which yields MKIHNPFRTALLATLGVGLGVLLIGSVQTLSTVLLYLGTALFLSLGLDPLVSLLERRGLPRWLAVLTTILGVLAVFVGIVLIILPVLVDQISQLIAQISAIVQRGTAIDDLKEWMKSAFPNLRVDDVFSYVEDWLNTNLTEIGGSIGQGVLVASGAVLSGVFGAFIVLILTIYLTASTPSLKRSVYQLAPASKRERFVDLSEQITDSVGYYVMGQVSQGVINGVLSAIYLSIIQAPFPAVLAVVAFFFSLIPLVGTLTGSTIIVLACLIPGLGSPATAIAAGIYYLIYMQIEAYIISPRIMSRAVSVPGAVVVVAALAGGSLLGLLGALIAIPVAASILIIYRQVLIPRMNDM from the coding sequence ATGAAGATCCACAATCCCTTCCGCACCGCCTTGCTGGCGACGCTCGGCGTGGGACTGGGGGTTCTGCTGATCGGGAGCGTCCAGACGCTGTCGACAGTGCTCCTCTACCTGGGCACTGCGCTCTTCCTGAGCCTCGGACTCGACCCGTTGGTGTCGCTGCTCGAGCGACGAGGCCTCCCCCGCTGGCTCGCCGTGCTCACGACGATCCTCGGAGTCCTCGCGGTTTTCGTCGGCATCGTGCTCATCATCCTGCCGGTGCTCGTGGACCAGATCTCACAGCTGATCGCGCAGATATCGGCGATCGTCCAGCGCGGCACGGCGATCGACGACCTGAAGGAGTGGATGAAGAGTGCTTTCCCCAACCTCCGCGTCGACGATGTGTTCAGCTACGTCGAGGACTGGCTGAACACCAACCTCACCGAAATCGGCGGATCGATCGGTCAAGGAGTGCTCGTCGCCAGCGGCGCCGTGCTCAGCGGCGTGTTCGGCGCGTTCATCGTGCTCATCCTGACCATCTATCTCACCGCGTCCACCCCGTCCCTGAAACGGTCCGTCTACCAGCTCGCTCCGGCATCCAAGCGCGAGCGGTTCGTCGACCTCTCGGAGCAGATCACCGACTCCGTGGGCTACTACGTCATGGGGCAGGTCTCACAAGGCGTGATCAACGGCGTGCTCAGCGCGATCTACCTCTCGATCATCCAGGCGCCGTTCCCCGCCGTGCTGGCCGTGGTCGCCTTCTTCTTCTCGCTGATCCCGCTCGTCGGCACCCTGACCGGGTCGACCATCATCGTTCTGGCGTGTCTCATCCCCGGGCTCGGCTCGCCGGCCACAGCGATCGCCGCCGGGATCTATTACCTGATCTACATGCAGATCGAGGCCTACATCATCTCGCCACGCATCATGAGCCGCGCGGTCTCCGTGCCCGGAGCCGTCGTGGTCGTGGCTGCCCTCGCCGGAGGCAGCCTGCTGGGACTGCTCGGAGCTCTGATCGCCATCCCCGTGGCGGCGAGCATCCTGATCATCTACCGGCAGGTCCTCATTCCGCGCATGAACGACATGTGA
- a CDS encoding glycosyl transferase, whose protein sequence is MRFVWAVVAFVLAAGLIGAGIAQRTIFLGPESQQTRVDIEEPAPFVLLDGEVLQTNPGAQTLLIRGEGEIYASYGRTPDMEAWLADSEYNHVTADGDDSFDVEHVPAADAADGGEGDAEAEAPAGRNPAGSDLWLDSFSEENLLISDNMQLPEGTSVLIAYDGTQDAPDDIVVSWPLDQSTPWAGPLMAAGGLMLLLGLILYFLGIRHQRRGRGPRRKGPGPLPVTEPIDVAALPPSEREALEASGSTSPKSDARDAEIQEGEIVDEGAEPGSNEPDAKTQMQAERPARRRRLLAIPALALTAVLAAGCSSESWPQLGASSPTPSPSPTVIAPDNQKPPAVTEAQATRILQSISATLVDADAALDLDLAKTRLDGSALAARTTDYALRAKIKDATPPSAIPTDDVEVVLPEATDRWPRTVLMLSKSTDDDTVPPVILTMTQQDPWSNYKVTNMAEMSADAVFPEVAAAWLGTSLVPSDSAFLRVPPADLAAAFADVVDTGEKSASYELFDELSLNLAASINESRQAVVQNLADNNAAKTSKAAFDMAPTTADPVSMTTLDSGAIVAVSLTDAETVTPTSADAVIRFGDNAQAKALTGASESAKGVETTYEFQLFFAVPAQGSTEQIKLLAVRQDLLSVKVIK, encoded by the coding sequence GTGCGTTTCGTATGGGCCGTTGTGGCCTTCGTGCTGGCCGCGGGGCTGATCGGGGCAGGGATCGCTCAGCGCACCATCTTCCTGGGACCGGAGTCGCAGCAGACCAGGGTCGATATCGAAGAGCCGGCACCTTTCGTGCTGCTCGACGGTGAGGTGCTCCAGACCAATCCCGGCGCACAGACTCTGCTCATCCGAGGCGAGGGCGAGATCTACGCCAGCTACGGCCGCACGCCCGACATGGAGGCGTGGCTCGCCGATTCGGAATACAACCACGTGACCGCGGACGGCGACGACTCCTTCGACGTCGAGCATGTCCCGGCCGCGGACGCCGCCGACGGTGGCGAGGGCGACGCCGAGGCCGAAGCGCCGGCCGGCCGCAACCCCGCCGGGTCCGACCTGTGGCTGGATTCCTTCAGCGAGGAGAACCTCCTCATCTCGGACAACATGCAGCTGCCTGAAGGCACCAGCGTGCTGATCGCGTACGACGGAACGCAGGACGCGCCCGACGACATCGTCGTCTCGTGGCCGCTCGACCAGAGCACGCCGTGGGCTGGCCCGCTCATGGCCGCGGGTGGCCTGATGCTGCTCCTCGGACTGATCCTCTACTTCCTCGGCATCCGGCATCAGCGACGCGGTCGTGGTCCGCGTCGCAAGGGCCCCGGACCGTTGCCCGTCACCGAGCCCATCGATGTCGCCGCACTTCCGCCGTCGGAGCGCGAGGCCCTCGAGGCGTCGGGCTCGACGTCTCCGAAGAGCGATGCGCGGGACGCGGAGATCCAAGAGGGGGAGATCGTGGATGAAGGCGCGGAACCGGGATCCAATGAACCCGACGCGAAGACACAGATGCAAGCCGAGCGCCCGGCTCGGCGGCGGCGCCTCCTGGCCATCCCCGCTCTCGCGCTGACCGCCGTCCTGGCGGCAGGCTGCTCTTCGGAGTCGTGGCCGCAGCTGGGGGCTTCCTCGCCCACGCCCTCACCCAGCCCGACGGTGATCGCACCGGACAACCAGAAGCCGCCCGCCGTCACCGAGGCGCAGGCGACGCGCATCCTGCAGTCGATCTCGGCGACGCTCGTCGACGCGGACGCGGCACTCGATCTCGACCTGGCGAAGACGCGCCTCGACGGATCGGCACTCGCTGCGCGCACGACCGACTACGCGCTGCGGGCGAAGATCAAGGACGCGACGCCGCCTTCCGCGATCCCCACCGACGATGTCGAGGTCGTGCTTCCGGAGGCGACGGATCGCTGGCCACGCACGGTCCTCATGCTCTCCAAGAGCACGGATGACGACACCGTGCCGCCGGTCATCCTCACGATGACACAGCAGGACCCGTGGTCGAACTACAAGGTCACCAACATGGCCGAGATGTCGGCGGATGCGGTGTTCCCCGAGGTCGCAGCGGCTTGGCTCGGCACATCGCTGGTCCCCTCAGATTCGGCCTTCCTTCGAGTTCCGCCCGCCGACCTCGCCGCGGCGTTCGCCGATGTGGTCGACACGGGCGAGAAGAGCGCCTCGTACGAACTCTTCGACGAGCTGTCCCTGAACCTCGCCGCCTCCATCAACGAAAGCCGGCAGGCGGTCGTGCAGAACCTCGCCGACAACAACGCGGCGAAGACGTCCAAGGCCGCGTTCGACATGGCGCCGACCACCGCCGACCCGGTGTCCATGACCACTCTCGACAGCGGAGCGATCGTCGCGGTGTCGCTGACCGACGCCGAGACGGTGACGCCGACCTCCGCCGACGCGGTGATCCGTTTCGGCGACAACGCCCAGGCCAAGGCCCTCACGGGTGCATCCGAGTCCGCGAAGGGCGTCGAGACCACCTACGAATTCCAGCTGTTCTTCGCGGTCCCCGCGCAGGGCTCGACGGAACAGATCAAGCTTCTGGCAGTCCGCCAGGACCTCCTCTCCGTGAAGGTGATCAAGTGA
- a CDS encoding tetratricopeptide repeat protein, with amino-acid sequence MSPAALRGAVDLSSLRNRPAAPTAGATAPSMADVVVDATDETFGQILEISRTVPVVVDLWAEWCGPCKQLSPIIEKVTRELGGRVLLAKVDVDANPQLAQSFRAQSIPIVVALIAGQPVPMFTGAVPEQQVREVFTQLLQVAAQNGVTGTLPVGEAAEPTEVAEEPPLPPLHAEAFAAIEIGDYAAAITAYEKALAENPRDEDAIAGLGQVKLLDRVQGLDLHQARAAAANDPLDVQAQFDVADLDLAGGHVDDAFGRLLGLFAQLPSDQRTPVRERLVELFGLIGASDPRVVSARNRLSSLLF; translated from the coding sequence ATGTCCCCCGCCGCTTTGCGCGGAGCCGTCGACCTGTCCAGCCTGCGCAATCGTCCGGCCGCCCCGACCGCCGGCGCGACGGCGCCGAGCATGGCCGATGTGGTCGTGGACGCCACCGACGAGACATTCGGACAGATTCTCGAGATATCTCGCACGGTGCCCGTGGTCGTCGATCTCTGGGCCGAATGGTGTGGCCCGTGCAAGCAGCTCAGTCCCATCATCGAGAAGGTGACGCGAGAGCTCGGTGGCCGGGTGCTGCTCGCGAAAGTCGACGTCGATGCGAACCCGCAACTTGCGCAGAGCTTCCGCGCGCAGTCCATCCCCATAGTGGTCGCTCTGATCGCCGGACAGCCGGTGCCCATGTTCACCGGGGCCGTCCCCGAGCAGCAAGTTCGCGAGGTCTTCACTCAGCTGCTGCAAGTGGCCGCTCAGAACGGCGTCACCGGCACGCTTCCGGTCGGTGAGGCGGCGGAGCCGACCGAGGTGGCAGAAGAGCCGCCGCTTCCTCCGCTGCATGCGGAGGCTTTCGCGGCGATCGAGATCGGCGACTACGCTGCCGCCATCACCGCCTATGAGAAGGCCCTCGCGGAGAATCCGCGAGATGAGGATGCGATCGCAGGGTTGGGGCAGGTCAAGCTTCTGGACCGCGTCCAGGGACTCGATCTGCATCAAGCCCGTGCCGCCGCTGCGAACGATCCGCTCGACGTCCAGGCGCAGTTCGATGTCGCCGATCTCGACCTCGCCGGGGGTCACGTCGATGACGCCTTCGGTCGTCTGCTCGGTCTTTTCGCGCAGCTTCCTTCAGATCAGCGCACGCCGGTCCGTGAGCGACTGGTCGAGCTGTTCGGGCTCATCGGCGCGTCGGACCCGCGTGTGGTGTCTGCGCGGAACCGACTGTCGTCGTTGCTCTTCTGA